In Trichoderma breve strain T069 chromosome 4, whole genome shotgun sequence, the following proteins share a genomic window:
- a CDS encoding complex 1 protein (LYR family) domain-containing protein, which produces MSLVRTLRGDLPQQARSLYRQLLRQSNEFGSYNFREYAKRRTRDAFRENAAVEDSRKIQELIQKGLKELQTMKRQTVIGQFYKLDRLVVEGGQSGKETKSGEIVRQREQGYD; this is translated from the exons ATGTCTTTAGTCCGCACCTTACGGGGTGACTTACCGCAGCAGGCGCGATCACTG TATCGACAGCTGCTGAGACAAAGCAACGAATTCGGCTCTTACAATTTCCGCGAGTATGCGAAGCGACGGACCCGAGATGCTTTCCGAGAAAACGCTGCGGTAGAGGATTCGCGCAAGATCCAGGAGCTGATTCAGAAGGGACTCAAGGAGCTTCAGACGATGAAG CGACAAACAGTTATTGGACAGTTCTACAAGCTGGATCGATTAGTGGTCGAGGGAGGACAGTCG GgcaaagaaacaaaatcaGGAGAGATAGTACGGCAAAGGGAGCAAGG TTACGACTGA